One stretch of Podospora pseudoanserina strain CBS 124.78 chromosome 4, whole genome shotgun sequence DNA includes these proteins:
- a CDS encoding hypothetical protein (EggNog:ENOG503NU6R; BUSCO:EOG09264881; COG:F) — protein MSKVIRSVKNVTKGYSSVQVKVREATSNDPWGPTGTQMSEIAQLTYNSSTEFYEIMDMLDKRLNDKGKNWRHVLKALKVMDYCLHEGSELVVTWAKQNIFIIKTLREFIYIDEEGKDVGANVRIAAKELSALIADEERLRAERADRRIWKSRVNGLEEYAPQQSREERQPRRERRQPTDEEDTEYRLAIEASKAQEEEDRKKRESRNVDEDDDDLAKAIKLSKEEEERRRRELESTNAAALFDDAPTPTAQPQFTGFNQGYQQGSAVDFFANPIDQSQMQMQPTGYVQNAFTGYGVQQPQPTGYQNGFQNGFGQQPNAFDPYGQQQQQQQAFQPQPTGYNPYLQQQQQQPFQQQQTSQQFLTPQVQENTLQPGSNNPWASNHSTGLQAMKPTPTGSNNPFAQRPSSAFKATSSLGSLPEQKTLSTFSSFTSQPASQSQPQFQSQPSFQLQPPQQQQQQQPQREMTEHEARLNALLSTGEGLDTFGNTGNLRIPAQHTAPGVFVNSAGAGLGRMTADQTGSNPFLRQQFTGMPTVSYGGGGQQQQTGPGAFGGVGGGANNPFAQRSGGQQQQQGDLIQF, from the exons ATGTCGAAAGTCATTCGCAGCGTCAAGAATGTCACCAAGGGTTATTCCAGCGTCCAGGTCAAGGTGCGCGAAG CGACCAGCAATGACCCATGGGGACCGACAGGAACACAGATGAGCGAGATCGCTCAGTTGACGTACAATTC GTCGACCGAGTTTTACGAAATTATGGACATGCTCGACAAGCGGCTCAATGATAAGGGCAAGAACTGGCGACACGTGCTCAAGGCGCTCAAGGTTATGGACTATTGCCTGCACGAGGGCTCCGAGCTGGTTGTGACGTGGGCCAAGCAGAATATCTTTATCATCAAGACGCTGCGCGAGTTTATCTAcattgatgaggagggcaaggatGTAGGAGCGAATG TTCGCATTGCCGCAAAGGAGCTGTCTGCGCTGATCGCTGACGAGGAGAGACTGAGAGCCGAGCGAGCCGATAGGAGGATCTGGAAGTCTCGTGTCAATGGCCTCGAGGAATACGCCCCCCAGCAGAGCAGGGAAGAGCGGCAACCCCGCCGCGAGCGACGACAGCCgaccgatgaggaggacaCCGAGTACAGGCTGGCGATCGAGGCCAGCAAGGcccaagaggaggaggataggaaAAAGCGCGAGAGCCGGAACgtggatgaggacgatgacgatcTGGCCAAGGCGATCAAGCTcagcaaggaggaagaggaaagacGGCGACGGGAACTGGAGTCGACCAATGCTGCCGCTCTGTTTGATGACGCACCGACGCCAACGGCTCAGCCTCAGTTCACCGGGTTCAACCAGGGCTATCAGCAGGGGAGCGCGGTTGACTTTTTTGCCAACCCGATTGATCAGAGCCAGATGCAGATGCAGCCAACGGGCTATGTACAGAACGCGTTTACCGGGTACGGGGTtcagcagccgcagccaaCTGGCTATCAGAATGGCTTCCAGAACGGGTTTGGCCAGCAGCCAAATGCTTTTGACCCGTACggtcaacaacagcagcaacagcaggctTTCCAGCCCCAGCCGACGGGTTACAACCCTTAccttcagcagcaacagcagcagccgttccagcagcagcaaacatCCCAGCAGTTTCTGACACCACAGGTTCAAGAGAACACTCTCCAACCAGGTAGCAATAACCCCTGGGCCAGCAACCACAGCACCGGTCTTCAGGCCATGAAGCCCACGCCCACAGGTTCAAACAACCCCTTTGCCCAGCGACCATCCTCCGCATTCAAGGCCACCTCCTCGCTGGGTAGCCTCCCAGAGCAAAAGACGCTCTCAACCTTTAGCTCCTTCACATCGCAGCCAGCATCGCAGTCCCAGCCTCAGTTCCAGTCTCAGCCCTCGTTCCAACTGCAGccacctcagcagcagcagcagcagcagccccagaGGGAGATGACGGAGCACGAGGCGAGACTGAACGCGCTATTGAGTACGGGCGAGGGTTTGGATACGTTTGGTAACACGGGTAACCTGAGGATTCCGGCGCAGCATACGGCTCCGGGGGTGTTTGTTAACAGTGCgggggctgggttgggaAGGATGACGGCTGATCAGACGGGGAGTAATCCGTTCTTGAGGCAGCAGTTCACGGGGATGCCGACGGTTAgttatggtggtgggggacagcagcagcagacggGGCCTGGGGCgtttggtggggtggggggtggggcgAACAACCCTTTTGCGCAGAGGAGTGGaggacagcaacagcagcagggggATTTGATTCAGTTTtaa